In Kineococcus sp. NBC_00420, a single genomic region encodes these proteins:
- a CDS encoding response regulator transcription factor, with protein MRIVIGEDDALLREGLALLLRAEGLDVVATAADAEELLAAVEEHLPDVAIVDVRMPPTHTDEGIRAAVEARRRHPDLAVLVLSAYVEQAFATELLAGGARRLGYLLKERVGRVEEFLDALHRVAEGGTAVDPEVVGQLLTRTRPDAGLDRLSAREREVLELMAEGLGNSAIASRLFVTDGAVHKHIRSIFAKLDLSPTDEVDRRVAAVLRFLRTAEQR; from the coding sequence GTGCGCATCGTGATCGGCGAGGACGACGCGCTGCTGCGCGAGGGGCTGGCCCTGTTGCTGCGGGCCGAGGGCCTGGACGTCGTCGCGACGGCGGCCGACGCCGAGGAACTCCTCGCCGCCGTCGAGGAACACCTGCCCGACGTCGCGATCGTCGACGTCCGGATGCCCCCCACCCACACCGACGAGGGGATCCGGGCCGCCGTCGAGGCCCGTCGCCGGCACCCGGACCTCGCGGTGCTGGTGCTGTCCGCCTACGTCGAGCAGGCGTTCGCGACGGAACTCCTCGCGGGGGGCGCACGCCGGCTCGGGTACCTGCTGAAGGAACGGGTCGGGCGCGTGGAGGAGTTCCTCGACGCCCTGCACCGGGTCGCCGAGGGCGGGACCGCGGTCGATCCGGAGGTCGTCGGGCAACTGCTCACCCGGACCCGCCCCGACGCCGGGCTGGACCGGTTGTCGGCGCGCGAACGCGAGGTGCTGGAACTCATGGCCGAGGGTCTGGGGAACTCCGCCATCGCGTCGCGGTTGTTCGTCACCGACGGCGCCGTGCACAAGCACATCCGCAGCATCTTCGCGAAGCTTGACCTCTCCCCCACCGACGAGGTGGACCGCCGGGTGGCCGCGGTCCTGCGGTTCCTGCGCACCGCGGAACAGAGGTAG
- a CDS encoding CPBP family intramembrane glutamic endopeptidase — protein sequence MTTTALRVRPPGVVSRHPLVAFFTLAFGLSWLAWIPYVLSGNGLGVLPFSFPALLGTSQLLGVLPGAYLGPVTAAFVVTALVEGRPGLRSWRGRLLRFGVGWRWYLGVGVVVPVSILAATFVLPQAWEAVRPVGVLLLVSYLPMLALQVVTTALAEEPGWRDFALPRLQTRFGAVPGTVLLGLLWGAWHLPLFLTEWGGWPDFSWTHPVLFTASCVPLSLVMTWVFNRSGQSVPLVMLLHAGINSTYTLLWPAIFPALDGDQDTLVVQLFATTVATLVLIVATRGRLGAPTRP from the coding sequence ATGACCACCACTGCCCTGCGGGTCCGCCCGCCCGGGGTCGTCTCCCGGCACCCCCTCGTCGCGTTCTTCACCCTCGCCTTCGGCCTCAGCTGGCTGGCGTGGATCCCGTACGTGCTGTCCGGCAACGGACTCGGGGTCCTGCCCTTCTCGTTCCCGGCCCTCCTGGGAACCTCGCAACTCCTGGGCGTCCTCCCCGGCGCCTACCTCGGCCCGGTGACCGCGGCCTTCGTGGTGACGGCTCTCGTGGAGGGACGCCCGGGTCTGCGTTCCTGGCGCGGCCGGCTGTTGCGCTTCGGCGTCGGCTGGCGGTGGTACCTCGGGGTCGGCGTCGTCGTGCCGGTCTCGATCCTCGCGGCGACGTTCGTGCTCCCGCAGGCGTGGGAGGCGGTGCGCCCGGTCGGCGTCCTGCTGCTGGTGAGCTACCTGCCGATGCTCGCGCTCCAGGTCGTCACGACCGCGCTCGCGGAGGAACCCGGGTGGCGCGACTTCGCCCTGCCCCGCCTGCAGACGCGTTTCGGCGCGGTCCCCGGAACGGTTCTCCTCGGCCTGCTCTGGGGCGCGTGGCACCTGCCGCTGTTCCTCACCGAGTGGGGCGGCTGGCCCGACTTCTCCTGGACGCACCCGGTGCTGTTCACCGCGTCCTGCGTGCCGCTGAGCCTCGTGATGACCTGGGTGTTCAACCGGAGCGGGCAGAGCGTCCCGCTGGTGATGCTGCTGCACGCGGGGATCAACAGCACCTACACCCTGTTGTGGCCCGCGATCTTCCCCGCCCTCGACGGGGACCAGGACACGCTGGTGGTGCAGTTGTTCGCCACCACCGTCGCGACGCTGGTGCTGATCGTCGCCACCCGGG